A window of Ammospiza caudacuta isolate bAmmCau1 chromosome 20, bAmmCau1.pri, whole genome shotgun sequence genomic DNA:
TACTGGAACCCCCAAGGTGCTCCGAACTGTGCAGTAATACCTATAACAAGGTGCTTCCTTaaacacaggagtgcctgtTAATCCAAATAAAACCAGGATTTAAGCCTGTCCCTGAGTGCCCAGTTGTTTAATGGAGGGTAACTCCCCACACCTTGGCTTCACTGCACATTTTTGCACGTGTAGGAGCTACACAGACCCCTCCAGAGGGAAGCTCAGCTTacagctgctccccacagctgtTACTGGTCTGGGCTGCAAATCCAGTTGAACTGGTCAGCCTGGTACCAGTTACGAGTTGTTGCAGCAGCTGTTGGGCAGGAAGTTGGCTACAGTTACCCCCAGCTCCAGTCCTTAACTGCTTCAGCAGCTGAGGCTTTCTGAATTAAAGAAGGTATTCacagaaaacaggcagaaagaGGAAACTTAAAAGTCATCAAGCAATGTGCAAAATCCTCAATCAATTGCACAAATTGTAAATTTACTGGGTTCCTTCttgtgccagctctgcttccctcaACTGCCCTGAGCCTAGAATATTCTTTCCCACTTCTGGAACAAAAGCTAGAGAAACTCATGATTTACAAATTAAATCTTACAAAACTTGCTTATTTTATTAACACTGAGGAAAGAGatggcaaaaaaccccaactttgaTTTTCATCCCTTCAGCACCGACATACATGAACACATCCAGGTGTTTTTGGTACCAGTTTAGAAGAGCTTCAGGTGACCAGACACTTTATCTATGACATCAGCTGGTCCTGGTCCTATCCCAAGGACTGTCCTGGAGCCTGGAGCTATCTGAGTGCGCCCAGCATCCTGTATCAAGCTCACGGTCAGCCCCAGGCGCTTGgcctcagccagcagctgcaccaGAGTCTCTTCATCAGGAGCCTTGAGCACCACTTTGGGCTGTCCACAATATTCCCACTGCTTCAGGAGCTCGGGATTCCTCTTGTGAACCTGCTTGTAGGCAGAGACAGCAGCGTGGGAGCACTGTGCTGCCACTTTGCCCTTGCCCATCTTCAGGTCGTTGCGGACGATCAGCACCAGCTTGAGCTCCCCTGTCTCCCCCATGATGTCAGGCTCGCCCCCCAGGCTGCTGGAAGGGTCTggcactgctccagctcctccaggcttCCTGCGGAGCCGGCCCCGgatgccccagcccaggcacacaCCGCACACCACTCCGATGATGACATTCACAAACTCGGGCTCAAAGAGAGAAATCATGGTGGATTTTGGAGACTGCCTCTGGAAGGGGGGGAAAAGACAAATTTACTTGAGCGTTTCTCAGCTTCTGAGAGCATTTTCTGTGCTCTCACCTGGTTTTAATTTGGTTATTTGAAGACAAAGAACATTTGTTAGAAACACAAAggaacagctccccagacacagcTTTCTGACTGCAAACACCTCACTGGTGATGGGCTCTGACTCAGAGCTAAGATAAAATGGCAaattatcatagaatcatagaatggtttgtgttggaaagggccttaaagctcatctgTTCCAACTTCTGCCATGGCCAGACACTGGGACACTATCTGAGTTTTCTCcaagctctgcccagcctggccctggacacttccagggatggggcagccacagctgctctcgtgcagggtctcaccaccctcacaggtgGTGAGACCAATTAACCAATATCCTGATATCCAATTAACCCTCCTGTCTGTCAGTGTgaaccattcccccttgttcaACACCCCAGGCCTCTGTAATTAACCTTGCCCCACCTCTCCTGTAAATTCCCTTCACCTGCTGGAAGGCCGCAATTAGGTCACCTCAGAGCTTCACTTCTTCAGGTTGGACcctcccaattctctcagcctttcctcattaCACCTAAAAACGGGGAGAGAAACTGTGAAATGCCGGAGATTTTAAATCAATACCCAAATTCAGCTGAGGAGCGGGGCCGCCTCCATCTCCTCAGCCCCGCCAGGCCCGAGCGGACAGAGAGGGCAGAGACCGAGCGGGGACAGCACCGTGCGGGACCCCGCGGCCCTGAGGGGGAAACCGAGGGGGCCATGGGGCAGCATCCCCTCAGCGCTCACCTGCCGCTCCCGCCCGGCCGCTCCGCCGCGCCCGCCCGGAGGTGACGAGACCGCGGCGCTCGGGAAGTGACGGAGCCCGGGGCGGGACGGGGCGTGTGGTGCCGGGCCCAGTTCCGCGTTGTGCCGGGCCGAGCGGAGCCGCCGGAGCGTGGTgagtgcggggccgggcccggggctgtcCCGGCGGGCGGGGGTCTCCTCACCGGGCCCTCAGCGGGGCCCCTCAGCGCTGCCCATCGCCGCCCGCTCCCCTCACGGCCCCTCCGGCTCTGAGGGGAccccccgggccgggcggctCCGGTGCTGTGCGAGCCGAGGGAGCCGTGAGGGAGCCGGGAATGCTGTGGAGGAGCAGGGCGGGaggggaggctgctgctgccggccTTGAGGGTGAGAAATGAGCCGCTGCCCCCTCACCGCGCTGGAGAGCGGCTGTGCTCCTCCAGAGCCCCGGGAAGGTGGGAGAGACTCGCCCTGCTCCGGCCCAAGGGACGGTGCCTGATGACACAGGGAGAAATGTGTCCTGCTCCCTGCGGAGAGGCAGGCAGCGATGGCCTTTGTGTGCTTTTCCACTGGAAATGTGCTGTGATATCCCGCTTGGGTGATCCCGCCATCCCTGTGGGCTGCCTGGGGCTCGTGGATGTGAGGCCCAAATTCATGGGAGCATTTCTGCTGGCCGGGGTTAAACACCTCGtctggtttttatttctctagCCAGTGTCGTGTGGCGTTTACAGCAGATAATAAAGCAGCAAGATTCCCGTTTTATTCCAGTTTTGCCTGGCAGGTCATGAAGGTGACCTGAGAGAAGGGGTGATGTTTGATGGCAGCTGTTTATCTGTGAAGTGCTGTGAATCCAGGTTATCCCTTTCCAACTGTGCCTACGACATTTCTTCAGGGTTTTCTCCTGcccttgttttctgtgctctgtgcttaCCAACAAGTGGGTATCCTGGTTTAGTTAATGGTGACAATGTGGGTTGAGGTGGAGAAAATGTGGTGTTATTCTTTCATGCCTTGGACCACGTGTGTTGTGTTTGGGCAGTGGATTTTGGTGCTGTTTTGCTGTTAGCAATTCTGCTCTTTTAGAGATTGTTTCACCTCAGTTTGTTGGGGGATTCCTAACACCTTATGATAGCATACATCAGCTTTTCTTAATGCATTGATTTTGCTATTGAAATAATCTTTGTTATGTCAGTCCTCCTTCTTCCACTCCATCATTTCTTCAGCGTGGAATAGACTTTCCTTTATTCCTCATGGGATAAGTGACAGTTGTAACAATGGCTTCATCCCCTGTTTTCAGATGAGGGTTCTAAAAGCCACTTTCCACTTGTGCAATGGGAGGTGAGCTCTCCTTGTTAGTCTGAGCTTTGTTTCAtgtcctgctgagctgctgaagTCACTGGTGTTTGTAATTGCTGTGAGGAAGGGTAGGAGGAGGCTCCGCAGCTTTCAAGTGGGTGGCAGCAATGAGGAAGGTGAGTAGGCTGCAACAACTGCACTCTTTCTGCATTAAATCTTCTTTTCTAAGTTGTTGTCTTGGAATTCCTTCTGAATGTCATAACTGCCTCTGAGTGCACCTCATGAGCTGCTCTCCTCAGGGTGATCTGTGCCATTAGTGCATGCTTGGACATTTCTTATTCCTTAAAAACCTGTGtgcttaaaacaaacaaaaaaaacccaaacctgtaATTCCTGGTGTACTGCGATGGGAGACAGAGTTATCTGCAGGTTGGAACTTTAACTTTTCTTCCTGAGCTGGGTGAACTTTGCTGTTCCCTGAGGACAAAGGGCACAGCCTTGAGGCTGTTGCAATGCTGAGGTTTTTGTACCAGCTTCAAACACAGCCATGGGACAGCACCAAGACCACTGAACCTTGCTGCTTTTGGTGCTGCTTGGACCCAGAGGGATGTTATTAGTGAGTTGTTCAGGGCATTTCAAGCttattaaaagaatatttttctgtctcccAGGGCTCAGAATTGGCCTCTGTCTGGGCAGCGTGTCCTCACTGGATGGCCAAGTGTGAAATCTGAATTGGCTGCACTTAGAGAGTGTTCctgtgaaaagcagaatttgttatctcaggagctgctttcagcctctctgggctTTGTCAGGTCCTTGTGTTCATCCCCTTTCATCTGTGCTGTGCCTCCTCTGCATGTCCTCTTATCCTGGCTCTCACCTTTTCATCTATTTGTCTCTACTCCTTTATTATAGCACCTGATTCTACTGCTGGATGTAATTAAAATTCATGtttcaccagaaaaaaaaaaaatacaccaaaaagATCAGGTTAATGTATGTGGCTTCAATATCAGGGACAGAACTTTCTGttaactgaaaagaaaattgtatgGTATCCCTGAAGCTCACGTTACAACAGTTTTTCCTAAAAGGTATCTCAAAGtcccataaaaaaaaaaaaaaaaaaaaattggaattttaaCTCTAAATTCTAAGCTGATTTATTTGGGTAGGAATTGGAAAATAGGTCTGGTGTACAGAGGCATAACCCACAAAATGGAAACCTGTGGTCTTTAACTGCATTACTTCTCCTTTGAGGAATTAAACTATTTTAGttaggaaaacatttttagtATGGGAATAAATGCACTCCTATCAAAATAACCCATTATGGGCTAAATCTGAGGAGATTTGGAGCATCTTTCAGATGTGGCCTCGTTTATTTTAATTGAACACTTCCCAGGAGTGCtgagggactggggggaaaaaaaaacgcGCAGTTACgtttaatattttctgtcatCTTCAGGAAAGTCATTAACCCCCAGGTGAggggcagtgccaccccagtgccaccccagtgccacctgcaCGGGGCTCTCTCGCtctggaggggctgcagagctgaggatgTGCTTGGCTCCTCCACTGCCTCCAGATCCTGGGGAAGTGCTGAAGAGGGAACAGCTGGAAGGGGCAGGGGATGTTTCACTTCCAAACTGATCCCTGAATCTGTTCCTGTGCCAGGCAAGCTTTGCCTTTCGAGGGAAAGTGCTCTCCAagtttctttgccagggaattGTTAACTTATTCTCTCTGTAGAGCATTCGATGACTGAAGAAAAACTCCTCTCACAGATGTGCAATTCTTTACCCACCTGGAAAGGCTGgattttaatccttttttccccttgttgTAACTGGGtgtagaaaaagaaggaatatcAAAAAAGttgagaaggaagcagcaggttTGGAACATTTGGCTTTAAATGCAAGGACTGACTGGAGATGATGTGTTACTGAGGTGGATGGGGGGAACAAAATTTTTCAAGTTTTAACTCTGGTTGTGGGCGCTGTGTGAGCAGGAGCTGATGGAGCTGAGAGTCAGGGCTCTTTCAGTAAGGAGTGGTAAGAATGAGTGGTTCAAACAATGACTGAGACCATGAAAACACTTCCTTGTTGTTCCAGCACCCTGGAAAGGAGTCCTCCAAAAATGCTCAGAACAGAACATGAGCCCACATCCTGCTCCTCTGGGTGAGAGTGCAGCCACCCAAGTTTGTCCAAAGCTGGTTCCTTTTGCATGAGTGCAACACTTGGTGCTTCCACAGCCCCCCAGAGCTCCAGAGAAGAGACTTTTGTCCTTTTCCATGATTACAGAGGGCAGATAGCGCAGTGCCCGGTTTTGTTGTGTCCTCCTGCTCTGAttgcttgttttgctttgtctcACTTCTGCTGTGAAGTGCCAGTCACAGTCACCATAAACCCTTTTTGTTGAGCAATTTGCATTTTTGACTAGCAAtaattatctttttatactTCACGTTTTTGGTTGCCCTAAAGCTCAATGGGGCATTGTCAGCTCTTTGTTCAGCCctacagagcagctcctgtgtgagCACAGCTCTAACAAATGATCCCAGGCACCCTGATACAAAAACTGGCCCCAGTTGTTTTCCTCGCtcttttaaatagttttttatGTTTGCTGCTGAGTGCTCCCTGCAGTaggcaaatttatttttagagatGGGCTCTGTGTCTTCCCCAGCTTCTGTCAGAAGTGAAGTTCTGTTCAGCAGATGGAATTGAGTTTCCTGTGGTGAGCTCTCACGGGTTGGGTGTAGATTTGAGAACATGGGGTGAGTTAATGAAGGGTAACTCCATTTTGGGTCACCTCCCactccagcccatccctgtgggCAGGAATTAGTGCAGGACCAGGGGTTCTGATGGGCATCAGCAGATCAAGGGTGCTGAGCTGAGGGGATGTGCAGCCTCCAGGCCCTTTGCTAAGATGCTTTGAGTATAATCAGACTGAGGTAAACCAGGGAGGTTCTTTTCTGGAGCCAGGAAGGGTTTGCAGCCTTTCAGCCCTGCCATGTGGTAGATATCCCATCTCCAAGTCAGCTGTGCTTTTAAATAGGAATTTTTAGAGCTTTCCTGCAGAGTGGTTGAACTTTAAGACCTTTTTGACAAGTATTTGTCCTGCAGAAATGTGGAAGGGATTATTTATCTGCTCAGTGCAAACGTTGACTTGTGTGAGGTGGTGTTATGCAAAGCTAATCCTGGATTAGTGCCTTTCCAGGCAGCCAGGGTAAAAGTGGCTCTGGCATTTGAGCTCCtgagaaaaagctgtggtgcCTTGGGAACAGCACACCTGAGCCCCCAGAGAGGCAGGAATTCATGGATTGCACTGGAATTCAGGGTTTGCACAGCCTGGCCTGTAGCATCAGACATGGAGACCAGTTGGCATTGCACTAAATGAATTTCCCTGGGGTGTAATTAAGCTGAGAGTAGGGACCAAACCAATCAAGACTTTAATTCTGAAGTCTAGATTTGCACATGTGAAAAAAGATAGATTTCAAAATGAGGAACGTGTGGCTTCCACTgaaatttgtggatttttttatttttttctaatcttTGCTATATTTAAGTCAACAAAATGTGACTGAAGTTCCCTAAGCCAGAACACTTTTTTTAGTGttgctgtgtgtgctcagcagctctggctggcttTTGCTTCCTAAGCAGCTTTCTGTGAACATCAGGCTTGCAGGGTGTGGGTGTGCAATTTAAATATTGCCCTCTGCAGtttgggctctgtgtgtgtgaattCCTGTGGTGTGGACATGGGCATGTGTGTATGGAAACTTACATTGGAGATgttcataaatatttatttatatataacataatatatatattatatgtatataaaaaatataaaattgtagTTGTTCATAAAtgcttaaatatatataaaattatacatGTTATGCATTACATGTTATGCATTACATGTTATGCATTACATGTTATGCATTACATGTTAATATAAAATTGCAGGTGTTTGTAAATGCTTACttaaatacatataaaattatacctatatactatatatataaaatgtatataaaattGTAGGTGTTCGTAAGTGCTtatttaaatacatataaaattatatctatatactatatatgaaaatatatataaaattgtaGTTGTTCATAAATgcttatttaaatatatataaaattatatatgtTGTATATTACATGTTGTATATTACATGCTAATATAAAATTGCAGGTGTTTGTAAGTGCTtatttaaatacatataaaattatatctata
This region includes:
- the PTRH2 gene encoding peptidyl-tRNA hydrolase 2, mitochondrial, producing MISLFEPEFVNVIIGVVCGVCLGWGIRGRLRRKPGGAGAVPDPSSSLGGEPDIMGETGELKLVLIVRNDLKMGKGKVAAQCSHAAVSAYKQVHKRNPELLKQWEYCGQPKVVLKAPDEETLVQLLAEAKRLGLTVSLIQDAGRTQIAPGSRTVLGIGPGPADVIDKVSGHLKLF